One genomic region from Sphingobacterium multivorum encodes:
- a CDS encoding RagB/SusD family nutrient uptake outer membrane protein: MKKTSYIYHSMLFGSLILGSCSSSFLDVEPMTSVLESNFYKTIADADMALVGCYDGYQRTTSNGSQAFYITAEVASDNCFGGTGTTDGRAFQAIDRFDIAQSQSDNNIFDGTWSDYYAGIFRCNTLLGKLDGTDFSGNTTARARIEGETKFLRATMYFDLVRLFENIPLLTGPTNENIPQSDPKAVYQLIVSDLKFAAANIPATAYPKSAAATNDGRATPFAAKALLARVYLFYSGYYGSEDIGVSKAEALAGLEEVISSGQFALVADFKNLWPAASYIPNASNNTLDISKYAGKGNVEVVFAQKFNNTSNYSGYIDGNRWVVFLGLRGKNWSPYGQGWGACTVSKKFFNEFDNMDTRKTASIIDIDGENISGFDLKDQREYTGYTIKKYAPTALPDGTTNTGGDKDMQLSQDQDYFVIRYADVLLMAAELGSANAQKYFDEVRKRAYKTNFVPLTVSKNNILKERKFEFAFEGIRYWDVLRQGLNNAAATLETTEDVLSGSVTEKVSVTKERFLTTKGFMQIPNKQITLSNGVLKQNAGWN; the protein is encoded by the coding sequence ATGAAAAAAACGAGCTATATCTATCATTCCATGTTATTTGGATCCTTAATCTTAGGATCATGTTCATCCAGTTTTTTGGATGTCGAACCTATGACTAGCGTTTTGGAAAGCAATTTTTATAAAACGATAGCCGATGCTGACATGGCCTTGGTCGGTTGTTATGATGGTTATCAACGGACGACTTCCAATGGGAGTCAGGCCTTCTATATCACTGCAGAAGTAGCAAGCGACAATTGTTTTGGTGGAACTGGTACAACAGACGGTCGCGCATTTCAGGCAATAGACCGTTTTGATATTGCGCAATCCCAATCGGACAATAATATCTTTGATGGTACCTGGTCTGATTACTATGCGGGGATTTTTCGCTGCAATACACTTTTGGGAAAATTGGACGGTACTGATTTTTCAGGTAACACAACAGCGCGGGCACGTATCGAAGGGGAAACAAAATTCCTGCGGGCCACCATGTACTTTGATCTCGTCCGTCTATTCGAAAACATCCCTTTGCTAACGGGCCCGACCAATGAGAATATTCCACAGTCGGACCCCAAAGCTGTTTATCAACTGATTGTTTCGGACCTTAAATTTGCGGCTGCCAATATCCCAGCAACAGCTTACCCGAAGTCAGCTGCGGCAACCAATGATGGTCGGGCAACTCCATTTGCTGCTAAAGCGCTACTGGCCCGTGTTTATCTATTTTATTCAGGCTATTACGGCAGTGAAGATATCGGTGTCTCCAAGGCCGAAGCCCTGGCGGGACTGGAAGAAGTTATCAGCAGTGGCCAGTTTGCGCTGGTGGCAGATTTCAAGAATCTGTGGCCGGCAGCGAGCTATATCCCCAATGCAAGCAATAATACGCTAGACATCTCCAAATATGCCGGTAAGGGAAATGTTGAAGTGGTATTTGCGCAGAAATTCAACAATACCTCGAATTATAGCGGGTATATCGATGGCAACCGCTGGGTCGTCTTCCTGGGCTTGCGCGGTAAAAATTGGTCTCCGTATGGTCAGGGATGGGGTGCATGTACGGTAAGCAAAAAGTTCTTCAATGAGTTTGACAACATGGATACGCGCAAAACCGCCTCAATTATTGATATCGATGGCGAGAACATCAGCGGATTTGACCTGAAAGACCAGCGTGAGTATACAGGTTACACCATAAAAAAATACGCCCCTACGGCATTGCCGGATGGCACTACCAATACAGGTGGAGATAAGGATATGCAACTGTCCCAAGACCAGGATTACTTTGTCATCCGCTATGCTGATGTCTTGCTTATGGCGGCAGAACTCGGATCCGCAAACGCACAGAAATACTTTGACGAGGTAAGGAAAAGAGCGTACAAGACCAATTTTGTGCCGCTAACAGTTTCAAAAAATAATATTCTGAAGGAAAGAAAATTTGAATTTGCGTTTGAAGGTATCCGTTATTGGGATGTATTGCGGCAGGGGTTAAATAATGCGGCTGCTACACTGGAAACAACCGAAGATGTGCTTAGCGGTTCGGTGACGGAGAAGGTCAGCGTGACTAAGGAACGTTTTTTGACAACGAAAGGATTTATGCAGATTCCAAACAAGCAGATTACGTTATCCAATGGTGTACTGAAACAAAATGCCGGCTGGAACTAA
- a CDS encoding SusC/RagA family TonB-linked outer membrane protein, protein MISKQLLSRGMAVVVMTSVTSLVWAQSFTGSVVSADSGLPIGGASIKVKNQKISTSSDESGKFALKASTGTVLIVTYVGYKTEEIAVTGPNMVIRLQPQASDLEEVVVIGYGVQKKKLNTGANLKVEGEELQKRNQLNPLQSLQGQAPGVSITSTSGQPGADMKVVVRGLGTIGNSGPLYVIDGVPGGDISVLNAADIQSIDVLKDAASAAIYGSQAANGVILVTTKMGAAGKNVLSFDGYTGIQNVSRKAKLLDADQYKLIMNEQSLNSGAGVIDFNSMDGLANTNWMDYMFKDNAKMDNYNVALTGGNEKSTYALSMNYIGQEGIVGGKDVSNYQRYGFRTNSEHKLFDNFVKIGQHLNFNYIKNRGIGVGNQYNNTLRGAFATSPLSPVYSDNGLYGSPFNDTSNSPWYNGDSNPYGVMMTNSNNANDGQKLLADVFAEIEPIKGLKVRSLLGFNYYASEYRSFTPLYRFSIYTYNQDHTTTSQNMSKGHTLTWTNTASYDFDIDTDHRFSAMVGMESLRYQGTYLSGSNWNLLSQFNDFAHAYLDNTTGQAHLDEKGNVVETRTVSGKPENITRRVSYFGRLGYNYKEKYLLNATLRADGSSKFSRSNRWGYFPSVSAGWVISSEEFFKEHLAAVNFFKLRASWGQVGNQDIADFQYAAPISTSTGITSSNPGAHYVFGTSNNNIAGAYPSRLSNPNLTWETSEQTNIGFDAKFAKSRLDVVADFYVKKTKNWLVTAPVLATTGTLPPFINGGDVKNTGVELGLNWADRINEVKYRLGVNGAYNKNKVGQIPTEDGIIHGQTAMLYDNSEEFYRAANGLPIGYFWGYKTDGLFQSQAEIDAWKTAGKGILQADVKPGDVKYVDQNNDGIINASDKTNLGVGMPSFTYGFNIGLDYKGFDFSVNAYGSLGNKIVQSYRNHANKQANYTTRILERWTGEGTSSTIPRVTETNVNWQFSDLYIQDGDFLRISNVTLGYDLSKLIKWKYANQIRFYVQGQNLFTFTKYDGMDPEIGYGTDGWVSGIDLGYYPRPRTVLFGLNVKF, encoded by the coding sequence ATGATAAGCAAACAATTGTTGAGCAGGGGCATGGCCGTCGTTGTCATGACCAGCGTAACCTCTTTGGTCTGGGCACAATCCTTTACCGGATCGGTTGTTTCGGCTGATTCAGGACTGCCGATCGGGGGAGCGAGTATCAAAGTAAAGAATCAGAAGATTTCAACAAGCAGTGATGAATCGGGCAAGTTTGCACTGAAGGCCAGCACAGGGACAGTATTGATCGTTACCTACGTAGGGTACAAAACCGAAGAAATTGCAGTGACTGGCCCCAATATGGTGATCCGCCTGCAGCCGCAAGCTTCCGATCTTGAAGAAGTGGTGGTTATCGGCTACGGTGTACAAAAGAAAAAATTGAATACAGGAGCCAACTTGAAGGTAGAGGGTGAAGAACTGCAGAAACGTAATCAATTAAACCCGCTGCAGTCGCTTCAGGGGCAAGCACCGGGTGTATCCATTACATCAACTTCCGGTCAGCCGGGAGCAGATATGAAGGTGGTCGTCCGGGGGCTGGGAACAATTGGCAATTCAGGCCCCTTGTACGTCATCGATGGCGTTCCGGGAGGGGATATTTCGGTCTTAAATGCGGCCGATATCCAATCTATCGACGTACTGAAAGACGCGGCTTCGGCCGCCATCTATGGTTCGCAGGCTGCCAATGGGGTTATTCTGGTCACCACTAAAATGGGCGCTGCGGGAAAAAATGTGCTGTCGTTTGATGGCTATACAGGCATTCAGAACGTTTCGCGTAAAGCAAAATTGCTGGATGCAGATCAGTACAAGCTGATCATGAATGAGCAATCGCTGAATTCGGGGGCTGGGGTTATTGATTTTAACAGCATGGATGGTCTGGCCAATACCAATTGGATGGATTACATGTTTAAGGATAATGCAAAAATGGACAATTACAATGTTGCCCTGACTGGCGGCAATGAAAAATCCACCTACGCCTTATCGATGAACTATATTGGTCAGGAGGGAATTGTCGGTGGTAAAGATGTTTCCAACTATCAGCGTTATGGTTTCCGTACGAACTCGGAACATAAACTCTTCGATAACTTTGTGAAAATAGGTCAGCACCTTAACTTTAACTACATCAAAAATCGGGGCATCGGTGTAGGCAACCAGTACAATAATACCTTACGCGGTGCTTTTGCGACTTCGCCCTTGTCACCGGTGTACTCGGACAATGGCTTGTACGGAAGTCCTTTCAATGATACCTCCAATTCACCTTGGTACAATGGGGACAGCAATCCATATGGGGTGATGATGACCAATTCGAATAACGCCAATGATGGCCAAAAATTACTGGCGGATGTATTTGCGGAGATCGAGCCGATCAAAGGCTTGAAGGTCCGGTCATTGCTGGGATTCAACTATTATGCTTCAGAATACAGAAGTTTTACGCCCTTATACCGCTTCTCCATCTACACCTACAACCAAGATCATACAACAACCTCACAGAACATGAGCAAAGGTCATACGCTGACCTGGACAAATACTGCTTCCTATGACTTTGATATCGATACGGATCATCGTTTTTCGGCTATGGTTGGTATGGAATCGCTACGTTACCAGGGAACTTACCTTTCGGGGTCCAACTGGAATCTGCTTTCGCAGTTCAATGATTTTGCACATGCTTACCTGGACAATACCACAGGCCAGGCACACCTGGACGAAAAAGGTAATGTCGTCGAAACGCGTACCGTGTCTGGAAAACCAGAGAACATCACGCGTAGGGTTTCGTACTTTGGACGGCTGGGCTACAACTATAAGGAAAAGTACCTGTTGAATGCTACATTGCGTGCAGATGGATCCTCTAAATTTTCGCGCAGCAATCGCTGGGGATATTTTCCTTCGGTATCGGCAGGATGGGTAATTTCTTCGGAAGAGTTTTTTAAAGAACATTTAGCGGCTGTAAACTTCTTTAAACTTCGTGCTTCATGGGGGCAAGTGGGTAACCAGGATATCGCTGATTTTCAATATGCGGCACCTATCAGTACCTCAACAGGCATTACGTCCTCCAACCCCGGAGCGCATTATGTCTTTGGAACGAGCAATAATAATATCGCCGGTGCTTATCCGAGCCGCTTATCCAATCCGAATCTGACCTGGGAAACTTCCGAACAGACCAATATTGGATTTGACGCCAAATTCGCGAAAAGCCGCCTGGATGTTGTGGCCGATTTTTATGTCAAAAAGACGAAGAACTGGCTGGTTACAGCGCCCGTTTTGGCGACAACCGGTACGTTGCCTCCTTTTATCAATGGCGGTGATGTGAAGAATACGGGGGTAGAATTGGGACTAAATTGGGCGGACAGGATCAATGAAGTCAAATACCGTCTTGGGGTAAATGGTGCCTACAACAAAAATAAGGTCGGACAAATACCAACTGAAGATGGAATTATCCACGGACAGACAGCCATGTTATACGATAATTCGGAAGAATTTTATCGTGCCGCAAATGGCCTGCCCATTGGTTACTTCTGGGGGTATAAAACAGACGGTCTGTTCCAGAGCCAAGCCGAGATCGATGCCTGGAAAACAGCCGGGAAAGGTATTCTTCAAGCGGATGTAAAACCCGGCGATGTGAAATATGTAGATCAGAATAACGATGGTATTATCAATGCCTCGGATAAAACAAATCTGGGTGTAGGCATGCCTAGTTTCACCTATGGATTTAATATTGGACTAGATTATAAAGGATTTGATTTTTCGGTCAATGCCTACGGCTCCCTGGGCAACAAAATTGTACAGTCTTACCGCAATCATGCCAATAAACAGGCAAACTATACCACAAGAATATTAGAGCGATGGACGGGAGAGGGTACTTCCAGTACAATTCCCCGTGTTACGGAAACTAATGTCAACTGGCAGTTTTCAGACCTTTATATTCAGGATGGAGACTTCCTTCGGATTAGCAATGTGACCTTAGGCTATGACTTATCGAAGCTGATCAAATGGAAGTATGCCAATCAGATCCGCTTCTACGTACAAGGTCAAAATCTGTTTACGTTCACCAAATATGATGGGATGGATCCTGAGATCGGTTATGGAACCGATGGTTGGGTATCGGGTATCGACCTCGGTTACTATCCAAGACCAAGGACTGTATTATTTGGCCTAAATGTTAAATTCTAA
- a CDS encoding glycoside hydrolase family 2 TIM barrel-domain containing protein, whose protein sequence is MLKQLVDTGYSRIMILLFLLFATAGSVSGQSGKVIDFNGGWWFKLDSIQQYSNGRNGEGWRKLDLPHDWSIEMPFRENSPAGSGAAYLDGGVGWYQKTFKLAQAEQGQRIFIAFEGVYENSEVWINGHFLGKRPNGYIGFEYELSPYLYWDGRDNLLSVKVNNKNQPNSRFYSGSGIYRDVKLISRNPVAIGSNSTFIRAGQLSEKRAVVDLTLEIEHSPKASKNMMLLTEVLSAQGAVLASKRTTLNALKAGLHPLDQQIVLENPILWGIENPYQYTAKIKLIVDGRVVDEQLTKFGLRNFSFDQQQGFMLNGRPLKIRGVCLHSDLGALGMAFNRSAALRQLRIMKEMGVNGIRTSHNPAAPAFLDLCDSLGFVVMSETFDVWKGRKNPYDYHLYWDEWYKRDFVDHIKRDRNHPSLFIWCLGNEAQEQWHSKADGAAIPIALAAIVDSLDGTRPTTIANNELSKANPVLMSSAVDLIGYNYNHKKWASFPQDHPEKKFIVTESTSALESRGTYDLVPYDSSRMWPERWDIPFSGGNKDRNISAYDNVFTPWGSNHQTSLRLMEKYDHIAGMYVWTGFDYLGEPTPYTWPARSSYFGIVDLAGFPKDVYYLYQSVWTEKPVLHVLPHWNWKQGDRVDIVVYFNQADRVELYLNGKRIREQSKDPDRYDLVFKAVEFKPGEIEVISFQGGKKLLSKTIRTAAKAHRIQLFAENVNFNSAKKELSFVHAYIVDEFGTIVPYADDKIEFEVEGDGAKIVATDNGNTTDLTSFQSASRNAFHGKALAIVTSKNKGKIQVRAKSEGLISGDIQLEAN, encoded by the coding sequence ATGCTGAAGCAATTAGTTGATACTGGGTATAGCCGAATAATGATCCTGCTCTTCCTCTTATTTGCGACCGCGGGCTCCGTAAGTGGACAGTCCGGAAAGGTTATTGATTTTAATGGGGGCTGGTGGTTTAAACTGGACAGCATCCAGCAATATAGCAATGGACGAAACGGAGAGGGCTGGCGAAAGCTCGATCTACCACATGACTGGAGTATCGAAATGCCATTTAGAGAAAACAGCCCTGCAGGTAGCGGGGCTGCTTACCTCGATGGTGGCGTAGGCTGGTATCAAAAAACGTTTAAGTTGGCTCAGGCTGAGCAAGGGCAACGGATATTTATTGCATTCGAAGGTGTATACGAAAACAGTGAAGTCTGGATCAATGGGCATTTCTTGGGAAAAAGACCCAATGGTTATATCGGATTCGAATATGAGCTTTCCCCTTATTTATACTGGGATGGTAGGGACAACCTGCTTTCAGTAAAAGTAAACAATAAGAATCAGCCCAATTCGCGTTTCTATTCGGGTTCGGGTATCTATCGTGATGTTAAATTAATCAGCCGAAATCCCGTCGCCATAGGTAGCAACAGTACCTTCATAAGGGCTGGGCAACTCAGCGAGAAACGTGCTGTCGTGGATCTCACCCTCGAAATTGAGCATAGCCCTAAGGCATCTAAAAACATGATGTTGTTGACAGAGGTGCTTTCAGCTCAAGGTGCTGTTCTAGCGAGTAAACGTACTACGTTGAACGCCCTCAAGGCAGGTCTGCATCCCCTCGATCAGCAGATAGTCCTCGAAAATCCCATCTTATGGGGTATCGAAAATCCCTATCAATATACAGCAAAGATTAAACTTATTGTTGATGGTCGGGTTGTAGATGAACAGCTTACGAAATTTGGCTTACGTAATTTTAGCTTCGATCAGCAACAGGGCTTTATGCTCAATGGGAGGCCGCTTAAAATCCGTGGGGTCTGTTTACATAGTGATCTCGGCGCTTTGGGCATGGCATTCAACCGATCTGCAGCATTACGTCAGCTTCGCATCATGAAAGAAATGGGGGTGAATGGAATACGGACATCACACAATCCTGCGGCGCCAGCGTTTTTGGACCTCTGCGATAGCTTGGGTTTTGTTGTGATGAGTGAAACCTTCGATGTCTGGAAAGGGCGTAAAAATCCCTATGACTATCATTTATATTGGGACGAATGGTACAAGCGGGACTTTGTTGACCATATCAAAAGGGACCGGAATCATCCGTCGCTGTTTATATGGTGCCTGGGCAATGAAGCGCAGGAGCAATGGCATTCCAAAGCTGATGGTGCAGCGATTCCGATTGCGCTGGCAGCAATCGTCGATAGTCTGGATGGCACACGTCCGACCACCATTGCCAATAATGAGCTCTCCAAAGCCAATCCGGTGCTGATGAGTTCGGCGGTAGATTTGATTGGCTACAACTATAACCATAAGAAATGGGCAAGCTTCCCACAAGATCATCCTGAAAAGAAGTTTATCGTAACGGAAAGTACTTCGGCATTGGAAAGCCGCGGAACGTATGATTTGGTGCCATATGATTCTAGTCGCATGTGGCCAGAACGATGGGATATTCCCTTTTCTGGCGGGAACAAAGACAGGAACATATCGGCTTACGACAATGTATTTACACCTTGGGGATCAAATCATCAGACAAGCTTGAGGTTGATGGAAAAGTACGACCATATTGCGGGCATGTATGTATGGACAGGATTTGATTATCTCGGCGAACCAACACCCTACACCTGGCCGGCACGAAGTTCGTACTTTGGTATTGTGGATCTAGCTGGATTTCCGAAAGATGTCTACTATCTGTATCAAAGCGTCTGGACAGAAAAGCCGGTCTTACATGTATTGCCTCATTGGAATTGGAAGCAAGGTGATCGGGTAGATATCGTGGTATATTTTAATCAGGCTGACCGGGTGGAGCTTTATCTGAACGGTAAAAGGATAAGGGAGCAGTCCAAAGACCCAGATCGGTACGACCTTGTATTTAAAGCTGTTGAATTCAAACCAGGGGAGATTGAAGTAATATCGTTTCAAGGTGGCAAGAAACTGCTAAGTAAAACGATCCGTACCGCAGCGAAAGCGCATCGTATACAATTGTTTGCAGAAAATGTGAATTTCAATTCGGCAAAGAAAGAACTTTCCTTTGTACATGCTTATATCGTGGACGAGTTTGGCACGATCGTTCCTTATGCAGACGATAAAATCGAATTTGAGGTGGAGGGAGATGGTGCAAAAATTGTGGCGACAGACAATGGCAATACGACGGATCTGACGAGCTTCCAATCTGCTTCCCGCAATGCTTTTCATGGTAAGGCATTGGCGATTGTCACGAGCAAAAACAAAGGCAAAATACAGGTAAGGGCAAAAAGCGAAGGACTAATTTCGGGTGATATTCAACTTGAAGCCAATTAG